One Micropterus dolomieu isolate WLL.071019.BEF.003 ecotype Adirondacks linkage group LG23, ASM2129224v1, whole genome shotgun sequence DNA window includes the following coding sequences:
- the LOC123963840 gene encoding 15-hydroxyprostaglandin dehydrogenase [NAD(+)]-like isoform X1, whose product MALNGKIAIVTGAVGGIGKAMTEMLLQNGAKVALLDVKETEGKNLMEALEKVYGRERTLFHICDVESEEQVKAAFQNTAETFGGIDILCNNAANGNETAWEKTVSTNLVGVIRGTYLALEHMSKLSGGRGGIIVNTSSMAGVSPVLSFPVYTATKHGVVGFTRAMAAASAASGYGIRVNVLCPGCVQTEIFSTIRTNLGPYSHLADETKQLLEKHGVLTTSEVADCLLELLTDETKNGEALLVLPQGRKYMTFPSFI is encoded by the exons ATGGCATTAAATGGTAAAATTGCAATAGTGACCGGAGCAGTGGGGGGAATAGGAAAAGCAATGACTGAGATGCTCCTGCAAAATGGTGCCAAG GTAGCCCTCCTGGATGTGAAAGAAACTGAAGGAAAGAATTTAATGGAAGCCCTTGAGAAAGTGTACGGACGGGAGAGAACTTTGTTCCACATATGTGATGTTGAATCAGAGGAGCAGGTGAAAG CTGCCTTTCAGAACACCGCTGAAACCTTCGGAGGAATAGACATCCTGTGCAACAATGCCGCAAACGGGAATGAGACTGCGTGGGAGAAAACTGTCTCCACAAACCTT GTGGGGGTTATCAGGGGGACTTACCTGGCTCTGGAGCACATGAGCAAGTTGAGTGGAGGTCGGGGAGGGATCATCGTCAACACTTCATCCATGGCAG GTGTCAGTCCTGTATTAAGCTTTCCTGTCTACACGGCCACCAAGCACGGAGTGGTCGGCTTCACTCGAGCCATGGCG GCTGCCTCTGCTGCATCAGGCTACGGTATTCGGGTCAATGTCCTTTGCCCAGGTTGTGTCCAAACTGAAATCTTCTCTACCATTAGAACCAATCTGGGGCCATATTCCCACCTGGCTGATGAAACCAAACAATTACTAGAAAAGCATGGGGTGTTAAC TACATCTGAGGTAGCAGACTGCCTCCTCGAGCTGCTGACAGATGAGACGAAGAATGGAGAGGCCCTCCTGGTGTTACCACAAGGAAGGAAATACATGACTTTTCCCTCATTCATCTAG
- the LOC123963501 gene encoding 15-hydroxyprostaglandin dehydrogenase [NAD(+)]-like: protein MALNGKIAVVTGAAQGIGKAMTEKLLQNGAKVALLDVNETEGNNLMEALEKVYGRERTLFHICDVESEEQVKAAFEKTAETFGGIDILCNNAGILNETAWEKTVSINLMGVIRGTYLALEHMNKLTGGRGGVIVNTASMAGLGPLLSCPVYTATKHGVIGFTRAMASASTASGYGIRVNAVCPVFVQTDLFSTIPSNLGPYSHLADETQQVIEKFRVLSASEVADCLLELVTDETKNGEAVLVLPQGRKYMTFPSLIQ, encoded by the exons ATGGCATTAAATGGTAAAATCGCAGTAGTGACCGGAGCAGCCCAGGGAATAGGAAAAGCAATGACGGAAAAACTCCTGCAAAATGGTGCCAAG GTAGCCCTCCTGGATGTGAATGAAACTGAAGGAAATAATTTAATGGAAGCCCTCGAGAAAGTGTACGGACGGGAGAGAACTTTGTTCCACATCTGTGATGTTGAATCAGAGGAGCAGGTGAAAG CTGCCTTTGAGAAAACCGCAGAAACCTTCGGAGGAATAGACATCCTGTGCAACAATGCTGGAATCTTGAATGAGACTGCGTGGGAGAAAACTGTCTCCATAAACCTT ATGGGGGTTATCAGGGGGACTTACCTGGCTCTGGAGCACATGAACAAGTTGACTGGAGGTCGGGGAGGGGTCATCGTCAACACTGCATCCATGGCAG GTCTCGGCCCTCTACTAAGCTGTCCTGTCTATACAGCCACCAAGCACGGGGTGATCGGCTTCACTCGAGCCATGGCG TCTGCCTCTACTGCATCAGGCTATGGTATACGGGTCAACGCCGTTTGCCCAGTTTTTGTTCAAACTGACCTCTTCTCTACCATTCCTTCCAATCTGGGGCCCTACTCCCACCTGGCTGATGAAACCCAACAAGTAATAGAAAAGTTTAGGGTTTTAAG TGCGTCTGAGGTAGCAGACTGCCTCCTCGAGCTGGTGACAGATGAGACAAAGAATGGAGAGGCCGTCCTGGTGTTACCACAAGGAAGGAAATACATGACTTTTCCCTCATTGATCCAGTAG
- the znf346 gene encoding zinc finger protein 346 isoform X2 → MRIRTPLVVIEIMAVAMQTEDFPFLPSGPAEVNKMIKEHGDLFSDSQCKVCSAVLISESQKLTHYQSKKHANKVRRYLSFQNEKEPAFKKLKTASSDSDCNNGDTDRLKECHVCNMAFSSPVVAESHYNGKVHAKNLRLKTVGPQIPAASQTPPTAQLKKKPADDLSSVPVTDDNNNPDRFCSICQASFNNPLMAQQHYVGKKHRKQVTKLKLMETYGPSTAPASTLKGYPCTVCNIELNSVEQYQSHISGAKHKNQVKKSGMNTAENQDAAENSCEGNNQYTSGDKQYSAANEQYAPGDDQYGTADEQYTAVDNQYAPEDTEYCEEYQFT, encoded by the exons ATGCGTATCAGGACTCCTCTGGTTGTAATAGAAATCATGGCCGTCGCGATGCAGACGGAGGATTTTCCTTTCTTACCTTCGGGGCCGGCTGAGG TAAATAAGATGATAAAGGAGCACGGCGACCTGTTTTCTGACTCCCAGTGTAAAGTCTGCAGTGCTGTCCTAATTTCCGAGTCTCAGAAGTTGACTCATTATCAG AGCAAGAAACATGCCAACAAAGTGCGGCGTTATCTTTCCTTCCAAAATGAAAAGGAACCAGCATTTAAAAAGTTGAAGACGGCCTCATCTGACAGT gacTGTAACAATGGAGACACCGACCGGTTGAAGGAGTGTCATGTATGTAACATGgccttctcctctcctgtggtGGCCGAGTCTCACTACAACGGCAAAGTTCACGCCAAGAACCTGAGGCTGAAAACTGTAGGTCCCCAGATCCCAG CAGCCTCCCAAACACCACCAACAGCTCAGCTGAAGAAGAAACCTGCAGATGATTTGAGCAGTGTGCCGGTGACTGACGACAACAACAACCCGGACCGTTTCTGCTCCATCTGCCAGGCCTCCTTCAACAACCCGCTCATGGCCCAGCAGCACTATGTGGGCAAAAAGCATAGAAAACAGGTGACCAAGCTGAAACTGATGGAGACGTATGGTCCCTCCACAGCACCAG cttCCACACTAAAGGGCTACCCGTGCACAGTCTGCAACATTGAACTAAACTCTGTGGAGCAGTACCAGTCTCATATCAGTGGTGCCAAACATAAGAACCA aGTGAAGAAATCGGGCATGAACACTGCAGAGAACCAAGACGCAGCAGAAAATTCGTGCGAGGGCAACAACCAGTACACCAGTGGAGACAAACAATACAGTGCCGCCAATGAGCAGTACGCACCCGGGGACGACCAGTACGGCACCGCAGATGAGCAGTACACAGCCGTAGATAACCAGTATGCGCCTGAGGACACAGAGTACTGTGAGGAGTATCAGTTTACTTGA
- the znf346 gene encoding zinc finger protein 346 isoform X1 — translation MRIRTPLVVIEIMAVAMQTEDFPFLPSGPAEVNKMIKEHGDLFSDSQCKVCSAVLISESQKLTHYQSKKHANKVRRYLSFQNEKEPAFKKLKTASSDSDCNNGDTDRLKECHVCNMAFSSPVVAESHYNGKVHAKNLRLKTVGPQIPAAASQTPPTAQLKKKPADDLSSVPVTDDNNNPDRFCSICQASFNNPLMAQQHYVGKKHRKQVTKLKLMETYGPSTAPASTLKGYPCTVCNIELNSVEQYQSHISGAKHKNQVKKSGMNTAENQDAAENSCEGNNQYTSGDKQYSAANEQYAPGDDQYGTADEQYTAVDNQYAPEDTEYCEEYQFT, via the exons ATGCGTATCAGGACTCCTCTGGTTGTAATAGAAATCATGGCCGTCGCGATGCAGACGGAGGATTTTCCTTTCTTACCTTCGGGGCCGGCTGAGG TAAATAAGATGATAAAGGAGCACGGCGACCTGTTTTCTGACTCCCAGTGTAAAGTCTGCAGTGCTGTCCTAATTTCCGAGTCTCAGAAGTTGACTCATTATCAG AGCAAGAAACATGCCAACAAAGTGCGGCGTTATCTTTCCTTCCAAAATGAAAAGGAACCAGCATTTAAAAAGTTGAAGACGGCCTCATCTGACAGT gacTGTAACAATGGAGACACCGACCGGTTGAAGGAGTGTCATGTATGTAACATGgccttctcctctcctgtggtGGCCGAGTCTCACTACAACGGCAAAGTTCACGCCAAGAACCTGAGGCTGAAAACTGTAGGTCCCCAGATCCCAG CAGCAGCCTCCCAAACACCACCAACAGCTCAGCTGAAGAAGAAACCTGCAGATGATTTGAGCAGTGTGCCGGTGACTGACGACAACAACAACCCGGACCGTTTCTGCTCCATCTGCCAGGCCTCCTTCAACAACCCGCTCATGGCCCAGCAGCACTATGTGGGCAAAAAGCATAGAAAACAGGTGACCAAGCTGAAACTGATGGAGACGTATGGTCCCTCCACAGCACCAG cttCCACACTAAAGGGCTACCCGTGCACAGTCTGCAACATTGAACTAAACTCTGTGGAGCAGTACCAGTCTCATATCAGTGGTGCCAAACATAAGAACCA aGTGAAGAAATCGGGCATGAACACTGCAGAGAACCAAGACGCAGCAGAAAATTCGTGCGAGGGCAACAACCAGTACACCAGTGGAGACAAACAATACAGTGCCGCCAATGAGCAGTACGCACCCGGGGACGACCAGTACGGCACCGCAGATGAGCAGTACACAGCCGTAGATAACCAGTATGCGCCTGAGGACACAGAGTACTGTGAGGAGTATCAGTTTACTTGA
- the LOC123963840 gene encoding 15-hydroxyprostaglandin dehydrogenase [NAD(+)]-like isoform X2 has translation MEALEKVYGRERTLFHICDVESEEQVKAAFQNTAETFGGIDILCNNAANGNETAWEKTVSTNLVGVIRGTYLALEHMSKLSGGRGGIIVNTSSMAGVSPVLSFPVYTATKHGVVGFTRAMAAASAASGYGIRVNVLCPGCVQTEIFSTIRTNLGPYSHLADETKQLLEKHGVLTTSEVADCLLELLTDETKNGEALLVLPQGRKYMTFPSFI, from the exons ATGGAAGCCCTTGAGAAAGTGTACGGACGGGAGAGAACTTTGTTCCACATATGTGATGTTGAATCAGAGGAGCAGGTGAAAG CTGCCTTTCAGAACACCGCTGAAACCTTCGGAGGAATAGACATCCTGTGCAACAATGCCGCAAACGGGAATGAGACTGCGTGGGAGAAAACTGTCTCCACAAACCTT GTGGGGGTTATCAGGGGGACTTACCTGGCTCTGGAGCACATGAGCAAGTTGAGTGGAGGTCGGGGAGGGATCATCGTCAACACTTCATCCATGGCAG GTGTCAGTCCTGTATTAAGCTTTCCTGTCTACACGGCCACCAAGCACGGAGTGGTCGGCTTCACTCGAGCCATGGCG GCTGCCTCTGCTGCATCAGGCTACGGTATTCGGGTCAATGTCCTTTGCCCAGGTTGTGTCCAAACTGAAATCTTCTCTACCATTAGAACCAATCTGGGGCCATATTCCCACCTGGCTGATGAAACCAAACAATTACTAGAAAAGCATGGGGTGTTAAC TACATCTGAGGTAGCAGACTGCCTCCTCGAGCTGCTGACAGATGAGACGAAGAATGGAGAGGCCCTCCTGGTGTTACCACAAGGAAGGAAATACATGACTTTTCCCTCATTCATCTAG
- the LOC123963500 gene encoding 15-hydroxyprostaglandin dehydrogenase [NAD(+)]-like produces the protein MASASTASGYGIRVNAVCPVFVQTDLFSTIPSNLGPYSHLADETQQVIEKFRVLSASEVADCLLELVTDETKNGEAVLVLPQGRKYMTFPSLIQ, from the exons ATGGCG TCTGCCTCTACTGCATCAGGCTATGGTATACGGGTCAACGCCGTTTGCCCAGTTTTTGTTCAAACTGACCTCTTCTCTACCATTCCTTCCAATCTGGGGCCCTACTCCCACCTGGCTGATGAAACCCAACAAGTAATAGAAAAGTTTAGGGTTTTAAG TGCGTCTGAGGTAGCAGACTGCCTCCTCGAGCTGGTGACAGATGAGACAAAGAATGGAGAGGCCGTCCTGGTGTTACCACAAGGAAGGAAATACATGACTTTTCCCTCATTGATCCAGTAG
- the LOC123963063 gene encoding 15-hydroxyprostaglandin dehydrogenase [NAD(+)]-like, whose translation MALNGKIAIMTGAAQGIGKAMTEMLLQNGAKVALLDVNETEGKKLMEALKREYGLERTLFHICDVESEEQIKAAFQKTAETFGGIDILCNNAGIANETAWEKTVSINLVGVIRGTYLALEHMNKLTGGRGGIIVNTASITGKAHHAASTASDYGIRVNARCVQTNLLSIIPSRPGPYSHLADAAQQLVEKFGILT comes from the exons ATGGCATTAAATGGTAAAATTGCAATAATGACCGGAGCAGCGCAGGGAATAGGAAAAGCAATGACTGAGATGCTCCTGCAAAACGGTGCCAAG GTAGCCCTCTTGGATGTGAATGAAACTGAAGGAAAGAAATTAATGGAAGCCCTCAAAAGAGAGTACGGACTGGAGAGAACTTTGTTCCACATCTGTGATGTTGAATCAGAGGAGCAGATCAAAG CTGCCTTTCAGAAAACTGCTGAAACCTTCGGAGGAATAGACATCCTGTGCAATAATGCCGGCATTGCGAATGAGACTGCGTGGGAGAAAACTGTCTCCATAAACCTT GTGGGGGTCATCAGGGGGACTTACCTGGCTCTGGAGCACATGAACAAGTTGACTGGAGGTCGGGGAGGGATCATCGTCAACACTGCATCCATTACAGGTAAAGCCCACCAT GCTGCCTCTACTGCATCAGACTACGGCATACGGGTCAATGCCCGTTGTGTCCAAACTAACCTCCTTTCTATCATTCCTTCCAGGCCGGGGCCATACTCCCACCTGGCTGATGCAGCCCAACAATTAGTAGAAAAGTTTGGGATATTAACCTGA
- the znf346 gene encoding zinc finger protein 346 isoform X3, with amino-acid sequence MPQSPQVCECGKRDSAMRWCFMNKVNKMIKEHGDLFSDSQCKVCSAVLISESQKLTHYQSKKHANKVRRYLSFQNEKEPAFKKLKTASSDSDCNNGDTDRLKECHVCNMAFSSPVVAESHYNGKVHAKNLRLKTVGPQIPAAASQTPPTAQLKKKPADDLSSVPVTDDNNNPDRFCSICQASFNNPLMAQQHYVGKKHRKQVTKLKLMETYGPSTAPASTLKGYPCTVCNIELNSVEQYQSHISGAKHKNQVKKSGMNTAENQDAAENSCEGNNQYTSGDKQYSAANEQYAPGDDQYGTADEQYTAVDNQYAPEDTEYCEEYQFT; translated from the exons ATGCCTCAAAGTCCCCAAGTCTGTGAGTGTGGAAAGAGGGATTCAGCTATGAGGTGGTGCTTTATGAATAAAG TAAATAAGATGATAAAGGAGCACGGCGACCTGTTTTCTGACTCCCAGTGTAAAGTCTGCAGTGCTGTCCTAATTTCCGAGTCTCAGAAGTTGACTCATTATCAG AGCAAGAAACATGCCAACAAAGTGCGGCGTTATCTTTCCTTCCAAAATGAAAAGGAACCAGCATTTAAAAAGTTGAAGACGGCCTCATCTGACAGT gacTGTAACAATGGAGACACCGACCGGTTGAAGGAGTGTCATGTATGTAACATGgccttctcctctcctgtggtGGCCGAGTCTCACTACAACGGCAAAGTTCACGCCAAGAACCTGAGGCTGAAAACTGTAGGTCCCCAGATCCCAG CAGCAGCCTCCCAAACACCACCAACAGCTCAGCTGAAGAAGAAACCTGCAGATGATTTGAGCAGTGTGCCGGTGACTGACGACAACAACAACCCGGACCGTTTCTGCTCCATCTGCCAGGCCTCCTTCAACAACCCGCTCATGGCCCAGCAGCACTATGTGGGCAAAAAGCATAGAAAACAGGTGACCAAGCTGAAACTGATGGAGACGTATGGTCCCTCCACAGCACCAG cttCCACACTAAAGGGCTACCCGTGCACAGTCTGCAACATTGAACTAAACTCTGTGGAGCAGTACCAGTCTCATATCAGTGGTGCCAAACATAAGAACCA aGTGAAGAAATCGGGCATGAACACTGCAGAGAACCAAGACGCAGCAGAAAATTCGTGCGAGGGCAACAACCAGTACACCAGTGGAGACAAACAATACAGTGCCGCCAATGAGCAGTACGCACCCGGGGACGACCAGTACGGCACCGCAGATGAGCAGTACACAGCCGTAGATAACCAGTATGCGCCTGAGGACACAGAGTACTGTGAGGAGTATCAGTTTACTTGA